Proteins encoded together in one Lepus europaeus isolate LE1 chromosome 13, mLepTim1.pri, whole genome shotgun sequence window:
- the TIA1 gene encoding cytotoxic granule associated RNA binding protein TIA1 isoform X5, with translation MEDEMPKTLYVGNLSRDVTEALILQLFSQIGPCKNCKMIMDTAGNDPYCFVEFHEHRHAAAALAAMNGRKIMGKEVKVNWATTPSSQKKDTSNHFHVFVGDLSPEITTEDIKAAFAPFGRISDARVVKDMATGKSKGYGFVSFFNKWDAENAIQQMGGQWLGGRQIRTNWATRKPPAPKSTYESNTKQLSYDEVVNQSSPSNCTVYCGGVTSGLTEQLMRQTFSPFGQIMEIRVFPDKGYSFVRFNSHESAAHAIVSVNGTTIEGHVVKCYWGKETLDMINPVQQQNQIGYPQAYGQWGQWYGNAQQIGQYMPNGWQVPAYGMYGQAWNQQGFKRSLPHRGWGQTTACSRLLARTAACYRASLQATEWLGMKPSERGLQKLKPVA, from the exons atATGTTGGTAACCTTTCCAGAGATGTGACAGAAGCTCTAATTCTCCAGCTCTTTAGCCAGATTGGACCTTGTAAAAACTGCAAAATGATTATGGAT ACAGCTGGGAACGATCCCTATTGTTTTGTGGAGTTCCATGAGCATCGGCACGCAGCTGCCGCACTAGCTGCTATGAATGGGCGGAAGATAATGGGTAAG gaAGTCAAAGTGAATTGGGCAACGACCCCCAGCAGTCAAAAGAAGGATACAAGCA ATCATTTCCATGTCTTTGTTGGTGATCTCAGTCCAGAAATTACAACTGAAGATATAAAAGCTGCTTTTGCCCCATTTGGAAGAATATC AGACGCCCGAGTGGTAAAGGACATGGCTACAGGAAAATCGAAGGGATATGGCTTTGTCTCCTTTTTCAACAAATGG GATGCTGAAAACGCCATTCAGCAGATGGGTGGCCAGTGGCTTGGTGGAAGACAAATCAGAACTAACTGGGCAACCCGAAAGCCTCCAGCTCCAAAGAGTACATATGAGT CAAACACCAAACAGTTATCATATGATGAGGTTGTAAACCAATCTAGTCCAAGCAATTGTACTGTGTACTGCGGAGGTGTTACTTCGGGGCTAACAG AACAACTAATGCGTCAGACTTTTTCACCATTTGGACAAATAATGGAAATTCGAGTCTTTCCAGATAAAGGATATTCATTTGTTCG GTTCAACTCCCATGAAAGTGCGGCACATGCGATTGTTTCTGTTAATGGAACCACCATCGAAGGCCATGTCGTGAAATGCTACTGGGGCAAAGAAACTCTTGACATGATCAATCCTGTGCAACAG CAGAATCAAATTGGATATCCACAAGCTTATGGCCAGTGGGGCCAGTGGTATGGAAATGCACAACAGATTGGTCAGTACATGCCTAACGGCTGGCAAGTACCTGCATATGGAATGTACGGCCAGGCCTGGAACCAGCAGGGGTTTAA ACGCAGTCTTCCGCACCGTGGATGGGGCCAAACTACGGCGTGCAGCCGCCTCCTGGCCAGAACGGCAGCATGCTACCGAGCCAGCCTGCAGGCTACCGAGTGGCTGGGTATGAAACCCAGTGAAAGAGGACTCCAGAAGCTAAAGCCAGTGGCTTGA
- the TIA1 gene encoding cytotoxic granule associated RNA binding protein TIA1 isoform X1 produces the protein MEDEMPKTLYVGNLSRDVTEALILQLFSQIGPCKNCKMIMDTAGNDPYCFVEFHEHRHAAAALAAMNGRKIMGKEVKVNWATTPSSQKKDTSSSTVVSTQRSQDHFHVFVGDLSPEITTEDIKAAFAPFGRISDARVVKDMATGKSKGYGFVSFFNKWDAENAIQQMGGQWLGGRQIRTNWATRKPPAPKSTYESNTKQLSYDEVVNQSSPSNCTVYCGGVTSGLTEQLMRQTFSPFGQIMEIRVFPDKGYSFVRFNSHESAAHAIVSVNGTTIEGHVVKCYWGKETLDMINPVQQQNQIGYPQAYGQWGQWYGNAQQIGQYMPNGWQVPAYGMYGQAWNQQGFKRSLPHRGWGQTTACSRLLARTAACYRASLQATEWLGMKPSERGLQKLKPVA, from the exons atATGTTGGTAACCTTTCCAGAGATGTGACAGAAGCTCTAATTCTCCAGCTCTTTAGCCAGATTGGACCTTGTAAAAACTGCAAAATGATTATGGAT ACAGCTGGGAACGATCCCTATTGTTTTGTGGAGTTCCATGAGCATCGGCACGCAGCTGCCGCACTAGCTGCTATGAATGGGCGGAAGATAATGGGTAAG gaAGTCAAAGTGAATTGGGCAACGACCCCCAGCAGTCAAAAGAAGGATACAAGCA GTAGTACCGTTGTCAGCACACAGCGTTCACAAG ATCATTTCCATGTCTTTGTTGGTGATCTCAGTCCAGAAATTACAACTGAAGATATAAAAGCTGCTTTTGCCCCATTTGGAAGAATATC AGACGCCCGAGTGGTAAAGGACATGGCTACAGGAAAATCGAAGGGATATGGCTTTGTCTCCTTTTTCAACAAATGG GATGCTGAAAACGCCATTCAGCAGATGGGTGGCCAGTGGCTTGGTGGAAGACAAATCAGAACTAACTGGGCAACCCGAAAGCCTCCAGCTCCAAAGAGTACATATGAGT CAAACACCAAACAGTTATCATATGATGAGGTTGTAAACCAATCTAGTCCAAGCAATTGTACTGTGTACTGCGGAGGTGTTACTTCGGGGCTAACAG AACAACTAATGCGTCAGACTTTTTCACCATTTGGACAAATAATGGAAATTCGAGTCTTTCCAGATAAAGGATATTCATTTGTTCG GTTCAACTCCCATGAAAGTGCGGCACATGCGATTGTTTCTGTTAATGGAACCACCATCGAAGGCCATGTCGTGAAATGCTACTGGGGCAAAGAAACTCTTGACATGATCAATCCTGTGCAACAG CAGAATCAAATTGGATATCCACAAGCTTATGGCCAGTGGGGCCAGTGGTATGGAAATGCACAACAGATTGGTCAGTACATGCCTAACGGCTGGCAAGTACCTGCATATGGAATGTACGGCCAGGCCTGGAACCAGCAGGGGTTTAA ACGCAGTCTTCCGCACCGTGGATGGGGCCAAACTACGGCGTGCAGCCGCCTCCTGGCCAGAACGGCAGCATGCTACCGAGCCAGCCTGCAGGCTACCGAGTGGCTGGGTATGAAACCCAGTGAAAGAGGACTCCAGAAGCTAAAGCCAGTGGCTTGA
- the TIA1 gene encoding cytotoxic granule associated RNA binding protein TIA1 isoform X8 has translation MNGRKIMGKEVKVNWATTPSSQKKDTSSSTVVSTQRSQDHFHVFVGDLSPEITTEDIKAAFAPFGRISDARVVKDMATGKSKGYGFVSFFNKWDAENAIQQMGGQWLGGRQIRTNWATRKPPAPKSTYESNTKQLSYDEVVNQSSPSNCTVYCGGVTSGLTEQLMRQTFSPFGQIMEIRVFPDKGYSFVRFNSHESAAHAIVSVNGTTIEGHVVKCYWGKETLDMINPVQQQNQIGYPQAYGQWGQWYGNAQQIGQYMPNGWQVPAYGMYGQAWNQQGFKRSLPHRGWGQTTACSRLLARTAACYRASLQATEWLGMKPSERGLQKLKPVA, from the exons ATGAATGGGCGGAAGATAATGGGTAAG gaAGTCAAAGTGAATTGGGCAACGACCCCCAGCAGTCAAAAGAAGGATACAAGCA GTAGTACCGTTGTCAGCACACAGCGTTCACAAG ATCATTTCCATGTCTTTGTTGGTGATCTCAGTCCAGAAATTACAACTGAAGATATAAAAGCTGCTTTTGCCCCATTTGGAAGAATATC AGACGCCCGAGTGGTAAAGGACATGGCTACAGGAAAATCGAAGGGATATGGCTTTGTCTCCTTTTTCAACAAATGG GATGCTGAAAACGCCATTCAGCAGATGGGTGGCCAGTGGCTTGGTGGAAGACAAATCAGAACTAACTGGGCAACCCGAAAGCCTCCAGCTCCAAAGAGTACATATGAGT CAAACACCAAACAGTTATCATATGATGAGGTTGTAAACCAATCTAGTCCAAGCAATTGTACTGTGTACTGCGGAGGTGTTACTTCGGGGCTAACAG AACAACTAATGCGTCAGACTTTTTCACCATTTGGACAAATAATGGAAATTCGAGTCTTTCCAGATAAAGGATATTCATTTGTTCG GTTCAACTCCCATGAAAGTGCGGCACATGCGATTGTTTCTGTTAATGGAACCACCATCGAAGGCCATGTCGTGAAATGCTACTGGGGCAAAGAAACTCTTGACATGATCAATCCTGTGCAACAG CAGAATCAAATTGGATATCCACAAGCTTATGGCCAGTGGGGCCAGTGGTATGGAAATGCACAACAGATTGGTCAGTACATGCCTAACGGCTGGCAAGTACCTGCATATGGAATGTACGGCCAGGCCTGGAACCAGCAGGGGTTTAA ACGCAGTCTTCCGCACCGTGGATGGGGCCAAACTACGGCGTGCAGCCGCCTCCTGGCCAGAACGGCAGCATGCTACCGAGCCAGCCTGCAGGCTACCGAGTGGCTGGGTATGAAACCCAGTGAAAGAGGACTCCAGAAGCTAAAGCCAGTGGCTTGA
- the TIA1 gene encoding cytotoxic granule associated RNA binding protein TIA1 isoform X2 yields the protein MEDEMPKTLYVGNLSRDVTEALILQLFSQIGPCKNCKMIMDTAGNDPYCFVEFHEHRHAAAALAAMNGRKIMGKEVKVNWATTPSSQKKDTSSSTVVSTQRSQDHFHVFVGDLSPEITTEDIKAAFAPFGRISDARVVKDMATGKSKGYGFVSFFNKWDAENAIQQMGGQWLGGRQIRTNWATRKPPAPKSTYESNTKQLSYDEVVNQSSPSNCTVYCGGVTSGLTEQLMRQTFSPFGQIMEIRVFPDKGYSFVRFNSHESAAHAIVSVNGTTIEGHVVKCYWGKETLDMINPVQQNQIGYPQAYGQWGQWYGNAQQIGQYMPNGWQVPAYGMYGQAWNQQGFKRSLPHRGWGQTTACSRLLARTAACYRASLQATEWLGMKPSERGLQKLKPVA from the exons atATGTTGGTAACCTTTCCAGAGATGTGACAGAAGCTCTAATTCTCCAGCTCTTTAGCCAGATTGGACCTTGTAAAAACTGCAAAATGATTATGGAT ACAGCTGGGAACGATCCCTATTGTTTTGTGGAGTTCCATGAGCATCGGCACGCAGCTGCCGCACTAGCTGCTATGAATGGGCGGAAGATAATGGGTAAG gaAGTCAAAGTGAATTGGGCAACGACCCCCAGCAGTCAAAAGAAGGATACAAGCA GTAGTACCGTTGTCAGCACACAGCGTTCACAAG ATCATTTCCATGTCTTTGTTGGTGATCTCAGTCCAGAAATTACAACTGAAGATATAAAAGCTGCTTTTGCCCCATTTGGAAGAATATC AGACGCCCGAGTGGTAAAGGACATGGCTACAGGAAAATCGAAGGGATATGGCTTTGTCTCCTTTTTCAACAAATGG GATGCTGAAAACGCCATTCAGCAGATGGGTGGCCAGTGGCTTGGTGGAAGACAAATCAGAACTAACTGGGCAACCCGAAAGCCTCCAGCTCCAAAGAGTACATATGAGT CAAACACCAAACAGTTATCATATGATGAGGTTGTAAACCAATCTAGTCCAAGCAATTGTACTGTGTACTGCGGAGGTGTTACTTCGGGGCTAACAG AACAACTAATGCGTCAGACTTTTTCACCATTTGGACAAATAATGGAAATTCGAGTCTTTCCAGATAAAGGATATTCATTTGTTCG GTTCAACTCCCATGAAAGTGCGGCACATGCGATTGTTTCTGTTAATGGAACCACCATCGAAGGCCATGTCGTGAAATGCTACTGGGGCAAAGAAACTCTTGACATGATCAATCCTGTGCAACAG AATCAAATTGGATATCCACAAGCTTATGGCCAGTGGGGCCAGTGGTATGGAAATGCACAACAGATTGGTCAGTACATGCCTAACGGCTGGCAAGTACCTGCATATGGAATGTACGGCCAGGCCTGGAACCAGCAGGGGTTTAA ACGCAGTCTTCCGCACCGTGGATGGGGCCAAACTACGGCGTGCAGCCGCCTCCTGGCCAGAACGGCAGCATGCTACCGAGCCAGCCTGCAGGCTACCGAGTGGCTGGGTATGAAACCCAGTGAAAGAGGACTCCAGAAGCTAAAGCCAGTGGCTTGA
- the TIA1 gene encoding cytotoxic granule associated RNA binding protein TIA1 isoform X6 produces MEDEMPKTLYVGNLSRDVTEALILQLFSQIGPCKNCKMIMDTAGNDPYCFVEFHEHRHAAAALAAMNGRKIMGKEVKVNWATTPSSQKKDTSNHFHVFVGDLSPEITTEDIKAAFAPFGRISDARVVKDMATGKSKGYGFVSFFNKWDAENAIQQMGGQWLGGRQIRTNWATRKPPAPKSTYESNTKQLSYDEVVNQSSPSNCTVYCGGVTSGLTEQLMRQTFSPFGQIMEIRVFPDKGYSFVRFNSHESAAHAIVSVNGTTIEGHVVKCYWGKETLDMINPVQQQNQIGYPQAYGQWGQWYGNAQQIGQYMPNGWQVPAYGMYGQAWNQQGFNQTQSSAPWMGPNYGVQPPPGQNGSMLPSQPAGYRVAGYETQ; encoded by the exons atATGTTGGTAACCTTTCCAGAGATGTGACAGAAGCTCTAATTCTCCAGCTCTTTAGCCAGATTGGACCTTGTAAAAACTGCAAAATGATTATGGAT ACAGCTGGGAACGATCCCTATTGTTTTGTGGAGTTCCATGAGCATCGGCACGCAGCTGCCGCACTAGCTGCTATGAATGGGCGGAAGATAATGGGTAAG gaAGTCAAAGTGAATTGGGCAACGACCCCCAGCAGTCAAAAGAAGGATACAAGCA ATCATTTCCATGTCTTTGTTGGTGATCTCAGTCCAGAAATTACAACTGAAGATATAAAAGCTGCTTTTGCCCCATTTGGAAGAATATC AGACGCCCGAGTGGTAAAGGACATGGCTACAGGAAAATCGAAGGGATATGGCTTTGTCTCCTTTTTCAACAAATGG GATGCTGAAAACGCCATTCAGCAGATGGGTGGCCAGTGGCTTGGTGGAAGACAAATCAGAACTAACTGGGCAACCCGAAAGCCTCCAGCTCCAAAGAGTACATATGAGT CAAACACCAAACAGTTATCATATGATGAGGTTGTAAACCAATCTAGTCCAAGCAATTGTACTGTGTACTGCGGAGGTGTTACTTCGGGGCTAACAG AACAACTAATGCGTCAGACTTTTTCACCATTTGGACAAATAATGGAAATTCGAGTCTTTCCAGATAAAGGATATTCATTTGTTCG GTTCAACTCCCATGAAAGTGCGGCACATGCGATTGTTTCTGTTAATGGAACCACCATCGAAGGCCATGTCGTGAAATGCTACTGGGGCAAAGAAACTCTTGACATGATCAATCCTGTGCAACAG CAGAATCAAATTGGATATCCACAAGCTTATGGCCAGTGGGGCCAGTGGTATGGAAATGCACAACAGATTGGTCAGTACATGCCTAACGGCTGGCAAGTACCTGCATATGGAATGTACGGCCAGGCCTGGAACCAGCAGGGGTTTAA CCAGACGCAGTCTTCCGCACCGTGGATGGGGCCAAACTACGGCGTGCAGCCGCCTCCTGGCCAGAACGGCAGCATGCTACCGAGCCAGCCTGCAGGCTACCGAGTGGCTGGGTATGAAACCCAGTGA
- the TIA1 gene encoding cytotoxic granule associated RNA binding protein TIA1 isoform X4, translating to MEDEMPKTLYVGNLSRDVTEALILQLFSQIGPCKNCKMIMDTAGNDPYCFVEFHEHRHAAAALAAMNGRKIMGKEVKVNWATTPSSQKKDTSSSTVVSTQRSQDHFHVFVGDLSPEITTEDIKAAFAPFGRISDARVVKDMATGKSKGYGFVSFFNKWDAENAIQQMGGQWLGGRQIRTNWATRKPPAPKSTYESNTKQLSYDEVVNQSSPSNCTVYCGGVTSGLTEQLMRQTFSPFGQIMEIRVFPDKGYSFVRFNSHESAAHAIVSVNGTTIEGHVVKCYWGKETLDMINPVQQNQIGYPQAYGQWGQWYGNAQQIGQYMPNGWQVPAYGMYGQAWNQQGFNQTQSSAPWMGPNYGVQPPPGQNGSMLPSQPAGYRVAGYETQ from the exons atATGTTGGTAACCTTTCCAGAGATGTGACAGAAGCTCTAATTCTCCAGCTCTTTAGCCAGATTGGACCTTGTAAAAACTGCAAAATGATTATGGAT ACAGCTGGGAACGATCCCTATTGTTTTGTGGAGTTCCATGAGCATCGGCACGCAGCTGCCGCACTAGCTGCTATGAATGGGCGGAAGATAATGGGTAAG gaAGTCAAAGTGAATTGGGCAACGACCCCCAGCAGTCAAAAGAAGGATACAAGCA GTAGTACCGTTGTCAGCACACAGCGTTCACAAG ATCATTTCCATGTCTTTGTTGGTGATCTCAGTCCAGAAATTACAACTGAAGATATAAAAGCTGCTTTTGCCCCATTTGGAAGAATATC AGACGCCCGAGTGGTAAAGGACATGGCTACAGGAAAATCGAAGGGATATGGCTTTGTCTCCTTTTTCAACAAATGG GATGCTGAAAACGCCATTCAGCAGATGGGTGGCCAGTGGCTTGGTGGAAGACAAATCAGAACTAACTGGGCAACCCGAAAGCCTCCAGCTCCAAAGAGTACATATGAGT CAAACACCAAACAGTTATCATATGATGAGGTTGTAAACCAATCTAGTCCAAGCAATTGTACTGTGTACTGCGGAGGTGTTACTTCGGGGCTAACAG AACAACTAATGCGTCAGACTTTTTCACCATTTGGACAAATAATGGAAATTCGAGTCTTTCCAGATAAAGGATATTCATTTGTTCG GTTCAACTCCCATGAAAGTGCGGCACATGCGATTGTTTCTGTTAATGGAACCACCATCGAAGGCCATGTCGTGAAATGCTACTGGGGCAAAGAAACTCTTGACATGATCAATCCTGTGCAACAG AATCAAATTGGATATCCACAAGCTTATGGCCAGTGGGGCCAGTGGTATGGAAATGCACAACAGATTGGTCAGTACATGCCTAACGGCTGGCAAGTACCTGCATATGGAATGTACGGCCAGGCCTGGAACCAGCAGGGGTTTAA CCAGACGCAGTCTTCCGCACCGTGGATGGGGCCAAACTACGGCGTGCAGCCGCCTCCTGGCCAGAACGGCAGCATGCTACCGAGCCAGCCTGCAGGCTACCGAGTGGCTGGGTATGAAACCCAGTGA
- the TIA1 gene encoding cytotoxic granule associated RNA binding protein TIA1 isoform X3 codes for MEDEMPKTLYVGNLSRDVTEALILQLFSQIGPCKNCKMIMDTAGNDPYCFVEFHEHRHAAAALAAMNGRKIMGKEVKVNWATTPSSQKKDTSSSTVVSTQRSQDHFHVFVGDLSPEITTEDIKAAFAPFGRISDARVVKDMATGKSKGYGFVSFFNKWDAENAIQQMGGQWLGGRQIRTNWATRKPPAPKSTYESNTKQLSYDEVVNQSSPSNCTVYCGGVTSGLTEQLMRQTFSPFGQIMEIRVFPDKGYSFVRFNSHESAAHAIVSVNGTTIEGHVVKCYWGKETLDMINPVQQQNQIGYPQAYGQWGQWYGNAQQIGQYMPNGWQVPAYGMYGQAWNQQGFNQTQSSAPWMGPNYGVQPPPGQNGSMLPSQPAGYRVAGYETQ; via the exons atATGTTGGTAACCTTTCCAGAGATGTGACAGAAGCTCTAATTCTCCAGCTCTTTAGCCAGATTGGACCTTGTAAAAACTGCAAAATGATTATGGAT ACAGCTGGGAACGATCCCTATTGTTTTGTGGAGTTCCATGAGCATCGGCACGCAGCTGCCGCACTAGCTGCTATGAATGGGCGGAAGATAATGGGTAAG gaAGTCAAAGTGAATTGGGCAACGACCCCCAGCAGTCAAAAGAAGGATACAAGCA GTAGTACCGTTGTCAGCACACAGCGTTCACAAG ATCATTTCCATGTCTTTGTTGGTGATCTCAGTCCAGAAATTACAACTGAAGATATAAAAGCTGCTTTTGCCCCATTTGGAAGAATATC AGACGCCCGAGTGGTAAAGGACATGGCTACAGGAAAATCGAAGGGATATGGCTTTGTCTCCTTTTTCAACAAATGG GATGCTGAAAACGCCATTCAGCAGATGGGTGGCCAGTGGCTTGGTGGAAGACAAATCAGAACTAACTGGGCAACCCGAAAGCCTCCAGCTCCAAAGAGTACATATGAGT CAAACACCAAACAGTTATCATATGATGAGGTTGTAAACCAATCTAGTCCAAGCAATTGTACTGTGTACTGCGGAGGTGTTACTTCGGGGCTAACAG AACAACTAATGCGTCAGACTTTTTCACCATTTGGACAAATAATGGAAATTCGAGTCTTTCCAGATAAAGGATATTCATTTGTTCG GTTCAACTCCCATGAAAGTGCGGCACATGCGATTGTTTCTGTTAATGGAACCACCATCGAAGGCCATGTCGTGAAATGCTACTGGGGCAAAGAAACTCTTGACATGATCAATCCTGTGCAACAG CAGAATCAAATTGGATATCCACAAGCTTATGGCCAGTGGGGCCAGTGGTATGGAAATGCACAACAGATTGGTCAGTACATGCCTAACGGCTGGCAAGTACCTGCATATGGAATGTACGGCCAGGCCTGGAACCAGCAGGGGTTTAA CCAGACGCAGTCTTCCGCACCGTGGATGGGGCCAAACTACGGCGTGCAGCCGCCTCCTGGCCAGAACGGCAGCATGCTACCGAGCCAGCCTGCAGGCTACCGAGTGGCTGGGTATGAAACCCAGTGA
- the TIA1 gene encoding cytotoxic granule associated RNA binding protein TIA1 isoform X7, which translates to MEDEMPKTLYVGNLSRDVTEALILQLFSQIGPCKNCKMIMDTAGNDPYCFVEFHEHRHAAAALAAMNGRKIMGKEVKVNWATTPSSQKKDTSNHFHVFVGDLSPEITTEDIKAAFAPFGRISDARVVKDMATGKSKGYGFVSFFNKWDAENAIQQMGGQWLGGRQIRTNWATRKPPAPKSTYESNTKQLSYDEVVNQSSPSNCTVYCGGVTSGLTEQLMRQTFSPFGQIMEIRVFPDKGYSFVRFNSHESAAHAIVSVNGTTIEGHVVKCYWGKETLDMINPVQQNQIGYPQAYGQWGQWYGNAQQIGQYMPNGWQVPAYGMYGQAWNQQGFNQTQSSAPWMGPNYGVQPPPGQNGSMLPSQPAGYRVAGYETQ; encoded by the exons atATGTTGGTAACCTTTCCAGAGATGTGACAGAAGCTCTAATTCTCCAGCTCTTTAGCCAGATTGGACCTTGTAAAAACTGCAAAATGATTATGGAT ACAGCTGGGAACGATCCCTATTGTTTTGTGGAGTTCCATGAGCATCGGCACGCAGCTGCCGCACTAGCTGCTATGAATGGGCGGAAGATAATGGGTAAG gaAGTCAAAGTGAATTGGGCAACGACCCCCAGCAGTCAAAAGAAGGATACAAGCA ATCATTTCCATGTCTTTGTTGGTGATCTCAGTCCAGAAATTACAACTGAAGATATAAAAGCTGCTTTTGCCCCATTTGGAAGAATATC AGACGCCCGAGTGGTAAAGGACATGGCTACAGGAAAATCGAAGGGATATGGCTTTGTCTCCTTTTTCAACAAATGG GATGCTGAAAACGCCATTCAGCAGATGGGTGGCCAGTGGCTTGGTGGAAGACAAATCAGAACTAACTGGGCAACCCGAAAGCCTCCAGCTCCAAAGAGTACATATGAGT CAAACACCAAACAGTTATCATATGATGAGGTTGTAAACCAATCTAGTCCAAGCAATTGTACTGTGTACTGCGGAGGTGTTACTTCGGGGCTAACAG AACAACTAATGCGTCAGACTTTTTCACCATTTGGACAAATAATGGAAATTCGAGTCTTTCCAGATAAAGGATATTCATTTGTTCG GTTCAACTCCCATGAAAGTGCGGCACATGCGATTGTTTCTGTTAATGGAACCACCATCGAAGGCCATGTCGTGAAATGCTACTGGGGCAAAGAAACTCTTGACATGATCAATCCTGTGCAACAG AATCAAATTGGATATCCACAAGCTTATGGCCAGTGGGGCCAGTGGTATGGAAATGCACAACAGATTGGTCAGTACATGCCTAACGGCTGGCAAGTACCTGCATATGGAATGTACGGCCAGGCCTGGAACCAGCAGGGGTTTAA CCAGACGCAGTCTTCCGCACCGTGGATGGGGCCAAACTACGGCGTGCAGCCGCCTCCTGGCCAGAACGGCAGCATGCTACCGAGCCAGCCTGCAGGCTACCGAGTGGCTGGGTATGAAACCCAGTGA
- the TIA1 gene encoding cytotoxic granule associated RNA binding protein TIA1 isoform X10 codes for MEDEMPKTLYVGNLSRDVTEALILQLFSQIGPCKNCKMIMDTAGNDPYCFVEFHEHRHAAAALAAMNGRKIMGKEVKVNWATTPSSQKKDTSSSTVVSTQRSQDHFHVFVGDLSPEITTEDIKAAFAPFGRISVSLKNGQNCPG; via the exons atATGTTGGTAACCTTTCCAGAGATGTGACAGAAGCTCTAATTCTCCAGCTCTTTAGCCAGATTGGACCTTGTAAAAACTGCAAAATGATTATGGAT ACAGCTGGGAACGATCCCTATTGTTTTGTGGAGTTCCATGAGCATCGGCACGCAGCTGCCGCACTAGCTGCTATGAATGGGCGGAAGATAATGGGTAAG gaAGTCAAAGTGAATTGGGCAACGACCCCCAGCAGTCAAAAGAAGGATACAAGCA GTAGTACCGTTGTCAGCACACAGCGTTCACAAG ATCATTTCCATGTCTTTGTTGGTGATCTCAGTCCAGAAATTACAACTGAAGATATAAAAGCTGCTTTTGCCCCATTTGGAAGAATATC AGTGTCTCTGAAGAATGGACAGAATTGCCCTGGCTAA
- the TIA1 gene encoding cytotoxic granule associated RNA binding protein TIA1 isoform X9, with the protein MEDEMPKTLYVGNLSRDVTEALILQLFSQIGPCKNCKMIMDTAGNDPYCFVEFHEHRHAAAALAAMNGRKIMGKEVKVNWATTPSSQKKDTSSSTVVSTQRSQVLVHLHMDSHKLNGVMSGQPKLLAFEKTVKYFNIKLLQCKIISMSLLVISVQKLQLKI; encoded by the exons atATGTTGGTAACCTTTCCAGAGATGTGACAGAAGCTCTAATTCTCCAGCTCTTTAGCCAGATTGGACCTTGTAAAAACTGCAAAATGATTATGGAT ACAGCTGGGAACGATCCCTATTGTTTTGTGGAGTTCCATGAGCATCGGCACGCAGCTGCCGCACTAGCTGCTATGAATGGGCGGAAGATAATGGGTAAG gaAGTCAAAGTGAATTGGGCAACGACCCCCAGCAGTCAAAAGAAGGATACAAGCA GTAGTACCGTTGTCAGCACACAGCGTTCACAAG TCTTAGTTCACTTGCACATGGATTCACATAAACTGAATGGTGTAATGTCTGGGCAACCAAAACTGTTGGCTTTTGAGAAAACTGTCAAATACTTTAACATCAAACTGTTGCAATGCAAG ATCATTTCCATGTCTTTGTTGGTGATCTCAGTCCAGAAATTACAACTGAAGATATAA